GACATTTTACTTTTATGTAGTCAAATACTCAGGATTTTCCAAAAAACGAGCTGCTAAGCCTGTagtcttttataaaaatctaatTTCTCTGGCGCTTATGTAAGTAAGTGTATATTATGTACAACAAtcttagaaaaaaaaaagattaaacTTATTTTACTCACTGTACACATGTTttacaaatataattttattagttcaTCACTTACGGCCGAAGGTGTTAAAATCCCTAAATCGGTAAACAAAAGGCTAATATAATGAGGTGGTGTGTAATCGACTAACGGATGTTCCTTTCGtaaatctttttttaatgtGTTCGCGGTATACtgtaaaaagaaaaatgtaaaGACGAATAGGATTGAAAAACATAAGGATATAGAAAAACTGATATTTTACCTTAAATTCATCTGGTAGATCAACTTGGTTTAAGGGATAAATTCTTGAAAATTTGAAACTTTCTGTAAGTACATAAAAAGGCTTTTTCACTTCTTTGGCACACATTGCCATTGTATATGTGCCAACCTACAAGGAAATTGTATCAATGTACAACTATACATATAGATGCTTGATCGATAACTTTTTTACCTTATTGATAACACCGCCACTCTCTGCTACACCTTCTGCTCCTACCATGACCATATCAACCTGCTCCATAACATATCCCATTGCAGAATCTAATATGAGTGTACAAGATACACCTAATTTGGTTAAATTTCGACACATTTCCTTTCTATAATTGTTtgagaaaataatgtaatattgcAAAGTATAGAACAAAGTATGAGATAATACCTACAATCTATGTGAACAAAACATACCCACTATTATCTGGAGACGAACTTGTTACATAGACTTCAAATATCTTATTGCTGAGAGCAGCCTCTGTCATTGCTTGTAATACTACTCTAGATTTCGAATGTGTTAAGATTTTCTAAAATGTACCACAATGTTACAAATCTATTGATGGCATGAACAAATTACAATATGTTCAAGAAATAATGAAAACTTACAGATCCATCCGTAATGAAATGGGCAGCTACTTTTGCTACCTTTCCTCTAGCTGCCACTAATTTTTCATGAAACATTTTTCCCCTATGAAGCATAATATCCTTGCATTCTGCAATCGactaattgaaaataacaagaaataaaaactAATAAGTGATACAGGAACAATATTAAATACGatacttttttcatgttttgtAATTAATGAAAGAAGAAAAGTCGGTTTCAAGAAAAGGCTTAATAACTACTTTACCGAAGTATCCAATGTTGCTAAGGTTATGAAACGAAGAAACAATTCGCTGCCAGATGCGATGGCAGTAACAGGATTATCCGTGGACCTCATCGCATCTATCGCATTTTGTAGGCAATACCTAAGTTCCTGGACTGTCTCTGCTACGATTAGAggaaatatttaatgtttcGATGAATCCGGAACTTGACCGAACATCTTCTAAAAAATACACTTACACTTTGAATACTCTAAAACTTTGAGTAACGTCCGAATAGCAGCCATTCCAGCGGAAACATCTTTCTCATTTTTAATAATACCGTTGAAGTAATCACATATTTCTACAGTATCCATAAAAATAGAAACATTAAAACCAAATTATAAAGTAAACGACACGAAGATAATCACCTTGTTTATCCATGATTATATAATTGtggtattatttatttaattcgaaATACACTGTCCTGTATTTTACTCAAAAATtactatttaaaaatattgtttaaataaacaCGGGCGGTCACAAACACTGCCGAATGGTACTTTTAGGTTAAATACGTAGTACGTCAAAGTTGATCCGCGTAAACGTTTTGCGCACTCGCGACAAGGACGCCCAGCGACAACAGTCGACGATCAACTGCGTAATGCGAAGAACATGCTGCGTACGCATCTGTGGGTACGCCCGTATAAGCGGCACTCAGCGCCACCTACATTCTAGTAACTAACAGTTGCTACGCAAACCAACAGATTCTAAAAACAGTCTAATATCAATCTCCCAAGAGTATAGACATACACACAGTTTAAAGACTTATGcataaagttaaataaaaacaCGTTACAAGTTAGGCTAAATTAACTGTTTCCTTTATTACCGAAACGCCATCGTTCCCAGTTCTCAGAGAATCCAGTTTAAGAGAACCTAATACCAAGCAAACCGCCACACATCAGCCTATTGTAGCGTCATCGGTGGTAAAACGCTGAAACTGGAggccaaattatttagctaacAGTTTGAGTGGATGGCGCCACCGGGCGAATTGATCGCTATCCTTGTCTTACACATTGTACGCATAGAGAAAGAAATACGCCCATCTTATCACTACACGTGAGAAATGTCTAATGAAATAACAGTTTAAAAcacgtaaacaataattattGCCATGTAATTTCGATTCTAACGACTCCAATAAACTATTATGTATATTGTATACATTACATATTTTAATAACGGTTGGTAACAGACACGTGAATGCTGTTTAATTATTCGACATTTAATCGATAGATTTTTCTCTCTTACTTTTGTGTTTGTTTCCCTCATTCGTTGTATTTCCTCATTTTTCTGAGCAGAAAACAAACAGTATTGTTCATAAAGTGTACATAAGagtataaaatatttgatttctaTCACTTTAACTAATTATGGCTCACGAAAGAAACGAGGAAAATTTTAATATCACAATGAGGAGTGATAATGACAGTCTCGCGTCAAAAGTAGGTTATTATAATCAACAATGTTTTTCTTTTGAAACTTGAAGGATTTGTGTCTAAAATCGATCGAATTTACAGGAGATATTGGAGAAACGATTGCAAATGAAATCGGAAGAAGTCGAGTCTTTGAACAGGGAATTACGTGAATGTAAATTGCAAGGAGATCAATTTAAGACGATGGCAGAACAGATGCAAGAAAGATTTATACAGTTGAAAAAACAGCTAAACAGTATACAAGATTCAAATGGGTAAACaatttgaattataatattatattgtttaaCTATATTAGATATAAATGGGACAGTTAtgaatataaaaatgtttcgtaGGTGTTACAGTCCAGAAAAACACTTTAAGACTTTGGATTTATTGATGGAAGCTAGAGAACAAAATAAATGCCTTAGACTGCAAGTATTGACTTTAAGACAAAAATTAGGAGAGAACGGAGCAGATGTTAAACCGCAAGACACGCAATGCGCAACTGCTGTTCATCAAAGAGAAGAAATGATAGAACAGTTGGAGAGATTAAATGTTAAAGTTAGTCCTCACAAACCTAAGATGACATAATGCTATCTGGTGATTATAGATTTCAAGAACATCTGGTACATTTGTTTTTCAGTGTACTCAGTTGCAAACAGATTTACAAATAGTTTTAGATGAGAAACACGAACTAGAAATGGAAAGGGACGCGTTTAAATGTAAAGCACATAGGCTGAATCACGAACTATCGAAAGCATTAAACGCGTCCAAGCCGGTGGACGTAGATGCTCTCATCAATGAGAATAGGTAAGATGTGGATCGATTAATTTGCGGAATAGTTTAGCGAAAATTTATCGAAAATTAAAACTTTTTAGATATTTACAAGAAAGATTGCAACAGTTACTAGAGGAGAACGAACTGACGAGGCAATCGCTTTCTAAATACAAAGTAAAGATGCACATTTATACGGTTATTGAAATTGCTGTCAACGATTGAAAACGTTCTGTCGTGATCTGTGATAAAATAATCACATTTTCAGAGTATGCTGGATAGTAAACGGATAAAAGGATCCGTGAAATTGGGAGCTAATACAACTGCCGGTACGATTATGACCCACAAGCAAGGTCAGTTGTTGTTACAGCGCGTTCAGCGATAATCTTCCAGGAATGCATATCTTTCTGAAGTATGTACTTTTAGTGGAACAATTGCTGCATCACGACTCTCACGTACCAGCTCAGAAATCTGCAGCAGCGATGTCAGATTTACGATGTCTATGTGTGGCTCTGCTCGAAGCGCTAAACGATAAAACTTTAGCTTTGGCGCATCAAAAGAAAGCAAACAAGTCAGTAGCGCATTTGAAAATGAAACGAACTGCGGGTAATTGCTGAGATGATAATGCGTACGATAATTACAGAATATTGGCCTTGAGAATATGCGAATTGGATAGTACGGTGGAATCGCCGTCAACGAAATTGTTAGAAGGATATACGGGCGCGAACGTGGACGCGAGATGTGAGTGAATCAAGCGACTTGCCGTGCCGAATAGTTGAATAATTTAATCGATTTCATTCCTGTTTTCCATAGGCGACAAAGACATGGCGGAGTTTGTGGAGACGACCAGATATCACGTAGAAAATGTCAAGGAGTTTTGCGATATCGAGCCTTCGGACAAGAGCGGTAGTGCTCAAGCCAACGTATCATCTTCGGAAAGTCAAATCATGCATCAATTGCATTCCATACAGATGAGCCTTCCAAAAAATTTGCGGGTTCTAATTCAGAAGgcgataaacaatttaaaagagAACGATAGGGGAAAAGTATAGACATACGCATGCTGTATAATGTAAAGTGTATAATGTAAAATGTGAAATGTAAAAACGTTCTTCTAAAaatctagttgaagctaaagattaCAAGTGTTCAAAATGCAGCGAGCGTATAAGGGATTTGCACGACAGGCATTTGATTGCCGGTTAATGTAGGGAATAGTGAACTTTTCATTTCGATAATAAAGAAAATGACAAGACGCAGATTTTTTTTCTTAATACTTATCTTGTCAATGATCGAAAGATTTCGTCTGTTTATAATGAAAAAGTAACATCCGTTGTATCTAGCAGTAAAAGGTTTGCGCGAGGTGTCGACGTTCTCCTAGACTCCTCTGGGACAGAATCGAATTCAATTGGTTCAACCACTTGCTGACGACAAACGCCTCCATAATTTTCATCGAAGCTGGTCTTACTTTCCGTGGAATGCTCGTTCGCATCCCTTTGCTAACAAATCCGAAACACGTTTTCCGGTACAGCGAAAAGTTTTTTACGGAAATGCATTGTAGAACCAATTACGTTACCGCGCTTTCTGCGTTCGCGTTTCCCCTGCATCGAATTTTGCATCTTCCTCTTTTTTCGTGTAACTCAAGTGAGATTCTGTCGCTTGTTTTCGCCGCTGTCTCTTGCGATTTTGCATCTTATCAAGCGAAGTCGATTAGACGTTACATTCGACGGATAGAATAGATCAAAGTTGAGCGAATCGTACGAGGTGCACACCTGTCGCGATAACAGCATTTGTTTTCGGCCACGTTCCGCGTTTGCCCGAGAAACCGATACCCGACGAAGTCGTTGCTCGCATTGCATCCGTTTCAGAATGTCTCGATACGCCAAAGTCTTCTTAGTGGTCCAATCTTCGAAGGATAATCTGTTCGGGTTTCGAATTTCTTCCGTGTTCTTTACGGGGTTTCTCGAATCGTTTTTCGTTTGCGGTCGCTTCAATGGTTTACGCCAAATCTCGATCACGTTTTCGTCGGTCGAGACGACGTCCTTTTGGTCAACTCGCTAAAAGCATATCGAGATCTGTGAATATTCGAACGCGGCGATCTACATTCCTACATTTCTGCATTATTGTATACTTTGGAAAACGAAACGTTCTCATGCAATTCTTCGCATTCGTTCGGTGGATCGGCCTCTTGCAATAATTTTGCGGAAGATAGAACTGTTGCACGCTTGTATTTCTTCCGATTCGATCTACGATGAACAACGGTTCCCGATATATCCTGGAAAGAAAGGGAAAGTAACAGAGGAAACGATCAAATTTCCTAAAAAAAAATCCCTCGATTGCCCGAATTACCTCGTCTCCCTCGCGATTCGTGTCCGTTTGTTCGGACCGTTTCTTGAAATACCATTCCTCGTAGATCATTCGACGAAACTTGATCACTTGTTCTGAATGAAAAGGCGAACACATTCTGAGCACATTCTCGATGCATATTAGTTTCCGTTTCGCTGCAACTAACCGTTATCCTCCAGCGCTTCGTTCACCACTTGCTTCACGAGACTCTCTAAATTTTGAACCGAAACGCTTTTGCTTTTCATGTTCGACGGCCCCATTACTTTAGATTTGATCGATCAGCTAAAAGATGCGGAAAGATGTGAAAAGACACGCACGGGTTGTCGCGGACAGACAAACGCAGAAATTTCGAATGGAATCGCGTGACGCGTTTATAGAACAATGGACGCGCGCAACGAGAAATCGTGATTTTATTTACAGCTTACTTCTTGATAGGCACTTGCGTTTATTTGGAATTTATCGGGACGAGATTCTTTGATATTCCGATGCGATGGTTTCGCACGAGTCAAAGTAATACCGATGCACGATATTATGATACACGATGTAATACAAAAGTAAGTAAAAATAACGTCGTTAATAATAAGAACGACGTAATGGTAACAATAAGATTaacaacaacgacgacaacAACGATAATATTATAGCAACCAGTTCTA
The window above is part of the Megalopta genalis isolate 19385.01 chromosome 2, iyMegGena1_principal, whole genome shotgun sequence genome. Proteins encoded here:
- the eIF2Balpha gene encoding eukaryotic translation initiation factor 2B subunit alpha isoform X2, with amino-acid sequence MRSTDNPVTAIASGSELFLRFITLATLDTSSIAECKDIMLHRGKMFHEKLVAARGKVAKVAAHFITDGSKILTHSKSRVVLQAMTEAALSNKIFEVYVTSSSPDNSGKEMCRNLTKLGVSCTLILDSAMGYVMEQVDMVMVGAEGVAESGGVINKVGTYTMAMCAKEVKKPFYVLTESFKFSRIYPLNQVDLPDEFKYTANTLKKDLRKEHPLVDYTPPHYISLLFTDLGILTPSAVSDELIKLYL
- the eIF2Balpha gene encoding eukaryotic translation initiation factor 2B subunit alpha isoform X1; translation: MDKQEICDYFNGIIKNEKDVSAGMAAIRTLLKVLEYSKSETVQELRYCLQNAIDAMRSTDNPVTAIASGSELFLRFITLATLDTSSIAECKDIMLHRGKMFHEKLVAARGKVAKVAAHFITDGSKILTHSKSRVVLQAMTEAALSNKIFEVYVTSSSPDNSGKEMCRNLTKLGVSCTLILDSAMGYVMEQVDMVMVGAEGVAESGGVINKVGTYTMAMCAKEVKKPFYVLTESFKFSRIYPLNQVDLPDEFKYTANTLKKDLRKEHPLVDYTPPHYISLLFTDLGILTPSAVSDELIKLYL
- the LOC143258781 gene encoding uncharacterized protein LOC143258781, with protein sequence MGPSNMKSKSVSVQNLESLVKQVVNEALEDNEQVIKFRRMIYEEWYFKKRSEQTDTNREGDEDISGTVVHRRSNRKKYKRATVLSSAKLLQEADPPNECEELHENVSFSKRVDQKDVVSTDENVIEIWRKPLKRPQTKNDSRNPVKNTEEIRNPNRLSFEDWTTKKTLAYRDILKRMQCEQRLRRVSVSRANAERGRKQMLLSRQMQNRKRQRRKQATESHLSYTKKEEDAKFDAGETRTQKARKGMRTSIPRKVRPASMKIMEAFVVSKWLNQLNSILSQRSLGERRHLAQTFYC
- the LOC117220840 gene encoding coiled-coil domain-containing protein 149: MAHERNEENFNITMRSDNDSLASKEILEKRLQMKSEEVESLNRELRECKLQGDQFKTMAEQMQERFIQLKKQLNSIQDSNGCYSPEKHFKTLDLLMEAREQNKCLRLQVLTLRQKLGENGADVKPQDTQCATAVHQREEMIEQLERLNVKCTQLQTDLQIVLDEKHELEMERDAFKCKAHRLNHELSKALNASKPVDVDALINENRYLQERLQQLLEENELTRQSLSKYKSMLDSKRIKGSVKLGANTTAGTIMTHKQVEQLLHHDSHVPAQKSAAAMSDLRCLCVALLEALNDKTLALAHQKKANKILALRICELDSTVESPSTKLLEGYTGANVDARCDKDMAEFVETTRYHVENVKEFCDIEPSDKSGSAQANVSSSESQIMHQLHSIQMSLPKNLRVLIQKAINNLKENDRGKV